The region CCTGCGCGAGGACGGCGTCTTCCCCGGCCTGATCGAGGGGGACCGGGACACCCTCACCCGGCGGCTGGCCGAGCACGTGGTGAGCCGCCTGCACGGCGAGAGCAGCGCCCTCCAGCGCGCCTTGGACCACTCGGCGGGCGACCCCGACCTCCAGGCGGTCTACCAGGGGCGCATCACCAGCGCCCTGATCGACCCCCTGGAGGCCTACCTCGGCGGCGGCACCGGAGCGCGCGCGAACGCCTCCCTGGTGACCGCGCTGATGCTGGGCATCACCCGGGTCCGCCTGGTCGAGGGCGCCACGGCGCTGCGCGCCCAGGCCCGGGAGGACCTCACCCGCCGGGTCGAGGCGCTCCTCGACCTGTGCCTGGAGGACTTCGCCGGGGAGTGACCCCGCCCGCCGCCCGGTACCTCCCGGCCGTCGTCCGCCGACGCCCTCCCGTCGCCCGCCACCGCCCTCGAAGGACGGCCTGCGGCCGGCCCGCCTTCCGGGGGCGGCCCTCGACCGACGGCACCTCCCACGGACGGCCTGCGGGCCCTGTTTTGCCGGATCGGCAAGGAGAGTGGCGTACCGGGGCCCCGGCGGTGAGTCTGGTCGTGGAGGTGGTCGACGATGACCGATGAGCAGTTCCCCGACGCGCCCCCGCCGGAGATGTTCCGCGCGGAGTACTGGGACGAGCGCTTCGCCGCGCCGGAGCGGATCTGGAGCGGGAACCCCAACGTCGCGCTGGTGGCCGAGGCGGCCGGCCTGGAGCCGGGCCGGGCGCTGGAGGTCGGCAGCGGCGAGGGCGACGACGCCCGGTGGCTGGCCGAGCGGGGCTGGGAGGTGACCGCCACGGACATCTCCGCGGTGGCCCTGGAGAAGGCGGCCGCCCGGGTCGCCGAGCAGGTGCCCGAGGCCGCCGCCCGGATCACGTGGCGGCAGGCCGACATCTACACGTGGGTGCCGCCGGAGGGCGCCTACGACCTGGTGACCTCGCACTACCTGCCGCCGCGCCCGGAGCGGCGGGCGGAGGTGTTCGGCGGGCTGGCCGCGGCGGTCGCCCCGGGCGGGACCCTGCTGCTGGTCTCCCACGCCCTGCGCGACCTGGAGGACGGGGTGCCGCGCCCGCCGTGGCCGGAGATGTTCCCGACCCTGGAGGACATGGCGGCCCTGGTCCCCGAGGACCGCTGGGAGACGGTGACCCTGGAGGAGCGGCCGCGCCCGGCCGTCTACAACGGCACCGAGTACACCATCCACGACGTGGTCCTGCGCGCCCGCCGCCGCTCCTGACGCCGGGGCCCGCCCGCCGTCCCCGCGGACGGCGGGCGGACCCGTACCCGGCCGCGGGCCGCGCCCCGGGCCCGCCTCGGCGGCGCGGGGCGCCCGGCGCCCCGCCGCCGAGACGGGACCCGGAGACGCCCGTGTCCGGGCGCTGCGGTCTCACGCGCCCGCGGTCGGGTGCCGCGCGCCGGGGCCCGGAGGAGCCTGCGTCCGGGCGCCGCGGTCTCGTGCGCCTGCGTCCGGGCGCCATGGTCTTGTGCGCCTATGGTCGGGTGCCGCGCGCCGGAACCTGGAGGTGCCTGCGTTCGGGCGCTGCGGTCTCACGCGCCCGCGGTCGGGTGCCGCGCGGCGCGCGGTCCTACCCCTCGGGATCGCGCGGAAGCAGGGAGCCCAGCGGCCCCAGGTCCAGGTTGAGGTCGGCGGCGGTGAGGCCGTAGCGGTCGCGCAGCTCGGTCATGCGCTCCTCCAGCAGCATGAGGGTCATGCCGATCCGCTCCTCCTGGTCCTCGGTGAGGTCCCCCTGGTCCACGCGCCGCAGGGCCTGCCTCTCCATGAGCTGCCGCACGAGCTCGACCACGGTGAGCACGAGCTTGATCAGGTCGCGCTCGACCGTGTCGGGCTCGGTCTCGATGCGGTGGCGGAGCCGCTGCCGGGCCGAACCGGAGTGCGCGCCCGCGCCCTCCTCCCGCCGCTCCGCCGTCGCGTCCAGCACGTCCCGGAGCGGAGCGAGGACGCCGTCCACACCGTTCGCGCCGGCCTCCCGCGCCTCGTCCGGGTCCGCGCGGGCCGTGGTCCCCGGAGGGCGTCCGTCCGTCTCCGACATCGCTTCACCCCTTCCCGGGCGGGTTCCCGTCATGGCCGGATCCACCCGCTCAGGGGGTGGCCGTGCTCCCAGGGCGAGGGCACGTCCTCGTTGATCGACGAGACCAGCGCGCGCAGGGAGATCCTGACGAGGTCCACGTCCGCGATGGACACGGTCACGTCCCCGGTGATCATCACGCCCTTGGCCAGGACCCTGTCGAGGAGGTCGACCAGGGAGATCTCGCGGTCGGCCAGGGGGAGGTCCTCGTCGAGCACCGTGGTCAGGGATCGGGCCTCCCCGAAGGGGGAGCCGTCCGCCGGCGGTCCTTCCCTCTCCCGGGGCGCCGGGCTCACGTCCCCTCCCCGTCCGTGCGCAGGGACGCGAACGAATAGGGGGTCCACGGCCCGGAGGCCTCCACCCTGGTGCCCTCCGGCGCCTCGGCCGCCAGCGCCTCCACGGCCCCGACGAACTCCGCCGCCCGCCCCCGGTCCACGAGGTAGGCGCTGTTCATGACGTTCTCGCCGGAGGACTCCGACAGGGCCGCGTTCTGCGGCTGGTGCCGCACCCGGGCGAGGGAGTGCCGCTCCAGGGCCAGGGACACGCGCTCGCACAGGTCGGACGCCTTCTCCCACGTGTCGTCGCGCCGGTCGCGCTGCTCCCTGCGCCTGCGCAGATACGCCTTGCCCGGGCTCTCCCCGGGGAGGGGGGCCGCGGGTTCGGGGGCGCGCGCCGGGCGGGCCGCCTCGGCGTACACCTTCACCCCGAACTCGACCCGGCCCGCCAGGGAGTCCAGGGTCTCCTCGAAGGCCGCGGCGTTCTCGTCGAGCACCTCCCGCACCCGGTCGTCGCTCCGGTAGACGGTGGCCAGCCTCAGGGGGGCGGTCACCGACCGCGCGGCCACCCCGGCCACGACGCCGTGGTGCGCCCGCGCCACCTCCTCCAGCCACCGGAGGTCTTCCAGCCTGGTGCGCAGGGCCTGTTCGTCGAACTCGGCGGCGGGGACGGTGCTGATCACGGCGGCGAGCCCGCCCCGGGTGACGAGGTGGACGGGGTGGCCGCCCACACCGGTGAGCCCGTCGAGCTCCCCGGGGTCGAAGGGCCGGCACACGGCGTAGGCGTAACTCGCCTGTTCAGCCCGGTTCATGGCCGTCCTCCTCCAGCCGTTCCGTCCTCGCGTCCTCGACGGAGGCCGCCGCCTCCGGCGCCTCCACCTGCCCCGCCCGGTGCTCCTCCAGGGCCGCGAGGCGCTCGCGCAGCCGCTCGTTCTCCGCGGCCAGCTCGTCGTTCCGGCGCCGGGAGGCACCGGAGGACAGCGCCGGGTCGTGCTCCCACCAGTCGATGCCCATCTCCTTGGCCTTGTCGACCGAGGCGACGAGCAGCCGGAGCTTGACCGTGAGGAGTTCGATGTCCAGCAGGTTGATCTTGATGTCGCCCGCGATCACGACGCCCTTGTCGAGAACGCGTTCCAGGACGTCGGCCAGATTGGCGGACGACGCCCTTCCCGAAGGGCGGATCTCGCTGGGACCGCCCCGCCAGGGTGTGGGTTCACTCATGGGTATCGGCCCTCCGTCCGCGCCGTCTCCGCGGGTCCGGTGTCACGTGCGCGCGCCCGGCGGCGGAGCCGCGGCCCGCTGCGCCGGGCGCCCCCTCTCAGCGCGGCTCGGGCTCGTCCTCCTCGTCATCCTCGATCTCCTCCCCGTCCTCCAGGTCATCCCCGTCCTCCTCGAAGTCCTCCTCATCGAGGTCCTCGTCCTCGAGGTCCTCGTCCTCGAGGTCCTCGTCCTCGGCGGGCTCCTCCTCGGCCCCGTCCTCGGGCTCGTCCTCCTCGTCCTCGAACCCCTCGTCGGGACCGCCCTCCGGGCCGTTCCGTCCGCGCTCGGCGCCCAAGGCGGCGAGCGCCTCCCGCTCCTCGTCGTCCAGCCCGGCGAGCTCCTCGCGC is a window of Nocardiopsis changdeensis DNA encoding:
- a CDS encoding gas vesicle protein, coding for MSEPTPWRGGPSEIRPSGRASSANLADVLERVLDKGVVIAGDIKINLLDIELLTVKLRLLVASVDKAKEMGIDWWEHDPALSSGASRRRNDELAAENERLRERLAALEEHRAGQVEAPEAAASVEDARTERLEEDGHEPG
- a CDS encoding GvpL/GvpF family gas vesicle protein produces the protein MNRAEQASYAYAVCRPFDPGELDGLTGVGGHPVHLVTRGGLAAVISTVPAAEFDEQALRTRLEDLRWLEEVARAHHGVVAGVAARSVTAPLRLATVYRSDDRVREVLDENAAAFEETLDSLAGRVEFGVKVYAEAARPARAPEPAAPLPGESPGKAYLRRRREQRDRRDDTWEKASDLCERVSLALERHSLARVRHQPQNAALSESSGENVMNSAYLVDRGRAAEFVGAVEALAAEAPEGTRVEASGPWTPYSFASLRTDGEGT
- a CDS encoding class I SAM-dependent methyltransferase, yielding MTDEQFPDAPPPEMFRAEYWDERFAAPERIWSGNPNVALVAEAAGLEPGRALEVGSGEGDDARWLAERGWEVTATDISAVALEKAAARVAEQVPEAAARITWRQADIYTWVPPEGAYDLVTSHYLPPRPERRAEVFGGLAAAVAPGGTLLLVSHALRDLEDGVPRPPWPEMFPTLEDMAALVPEDRWETVTLEERPRPAVYNGTEYTIHDVVLRARRRS
- a CDS encoding gas vesicle protein, translating into MSPAPREREGPPADGSPFGEARSLTTVLDEDLPLADREISLVDLLDRVLAKGVMITGDVTVSIADVDLVRISLRALVSSINEDVPSPWEHGHPLSGWIRP
- a CDS encoding gas vesicle protein K: MSETDGRPPGTTARADPDEAREAGANGVDGVLAPLRDVLDATAERREEGAGAHSGSARQRLRHRIETEPDTVERDLIKLVLTVVELVRQLMERQALRRVDQGDLTEDQEERIGMTLMLLEERMTELRDRYGLTAADLNLDLGPLGSLLPRDPEG
- a CDS encoding TetR/AcrR family transcriptional regulator; this encodes MDGTDGTGSGAGPARGREATRERILASARELFTEEGYGAVSSRKIAAHAGVNVALINRYFGAKRGLLTEILREDGVFPGLIEGDRDTLTRRLAEHVVSRLHGESSALQRALDHSAGDPDLQAVYQGRITSALIDPLEAYLGGGTGARANASLVTALMLGITRVRLVEGATALRAQAREDLTRRVEALLDLCLEDFAGE